Part of the Desulfobacterales bacterium genome, CCAGGCTCGGCTCCACAAAACACGACGGCAGAATGTTGATGGATTCGGGATTTAAAACGTCGGTAAAAGCGTTGCCCTTTTTTTCAGCCGCCGGATCTTCCACCGTAAAGAGCCGATCGTAAAGCCGCACTTCCGCCGTAACCGCATGGTCGGCCGACACCCAGTGCAGCGTGCCTTTTACTTTGCGACCGTCCTTGGACCATCCCCCCTTTGTTTCCGGGTCATAGGTGCAATGAATCTCGGTGATTTCGCCGGTGGCATGATCCTTTACCACGCTTTTGCAGGTCACATAATAGGCATAGCGAAGCCGCACCTCGCTGCCCGGCGCGAGACGGAAAAATTTTTTGGGCGGATTCTCCATAAAATCATCCCGTTCAATATAGAGCACCTTTGAAAAGGGAAGTTTTCGGGTGCCCAAAGAGTCATCTTCCGGATGATACGCACCCTCGAGCGCCTCCACCAAATCTTCCGGATAATTGTCAATCACCACACGCAGAGGGTTTAACACCGCCAATACGCGCGGGGCCGTCCGGTTCAGATCTTCTCGAATCGTATGTTCCAGCAGGGCGACATCCACCATCGAGTCCCGCTTGGCCACGCCGATTTTCTCGCAAAAACCGCGAATCGCAGCCGGGGTAACGCCCCGGCGACGCAGGCCTGAAATGGTCGGCATTCTGGGATCATCCCACCCGTTGACCAGGCCGGCGGCAACCAGTTGAATGAGCTTTCGCTTGCTGAGCACCGTATAACTCAAATTCAGACGGGCAAACTCGATCTGCCGGGGATGGCAATCCACCGGCAGGTTGTCCAGCACCCAATCATACAGGGGCCGGTGGTCTTCAAATTCGAGCGTGCAAATGGAATGGGTGATGTTCTCAATGGCATCGCTGATGCAATGCGCATAATCATACATGGGATAAATGCACCACGCATTGCCGGTACGATGATGATCGGCCTTGATGATGCGGTACAGCACCGGATCACGCATGTTGACGTTGCCGGAGGCCATATCGATTTTAGCCCTGAGGACATGGGTGCCCGCTTCAAACTCTCCCGCGCGCATGCGCTCGAACAGATCCAGGTTTTCCGCCTCCGATCGATTTCGATAGGGGCTGTTCTTGCCCGGTTCGGTCAGCGTCCCGCGATATTCGCGAATCTCGTCGGCATTGAGGCTGCACACATACGCCTTGCCGCGTTTAATCAATTCCACGGCATACGCATAAAAGCGGTCAAAATAATCCGAGGCGTAATAAAGCCGATTCTGCCAATCAAACCCGAGCCACCGGACATCGTCCTGAATGGAGGACACATATTCCACCTCCTCCTTGGTGGGGTTGGTATCGTCAAACCGAAAATTGCAGGTTCCGCCATAGGCCGCGGCCAAGCCGAAATTGAGACAAATCGATTTGGCATGCCCGATATGCAGATATCCATTGGGTTCCGGTGGAAATCGGGTCGCTACCCGGCCGTTATTCTTACCGCGCCGAAGATCCTCTTCGATAATGGTCTTGATAAAATTCGGCGGCGATGCCTGCTCGTTGGAATCACTTAGTTTTTCAGGTGTCATGGCAATCTGTTTACGCTCACATGTTAATATTTAGGAAACCAAAGCCATCCAAGCAGATAGCATATCGTTTATATAGCGGGCACCCACTGTTTTCCGTTTTCGATAAAGTCGCCTTCAGTAGCATCAATGCCCAGAAAAATCAAACCTGCCGAACGACGTTAGGCCCTTTACCAGAAACATGCACGCTTTTGCGTGTATATTCGCCGAAGGTAAAAGATGGCTTTTATGCATTCCAGCATTCCAGCATTCCAGCATCCGGCTTTGCCGGATTAGAATACCATGCCCACATAGCCCACGAGGGAATCGCCGGGGCTTTTATCATAGCTGGTGGCATAGGCCACCAGTTCGGCGGGACCTGCACCCAGAACATTGGCCGCTGCAATGGCCGTCGCCGCAGCCCCCGCGCAGCAGGCATTATGGTGATCAAAGGCCACCCGCAGCACCTGCGTCGGTGAGAGCTGCCGCATGGCATCGATGACCGAGCGATCATTTTCATTTTTGACCCAGTCCACGGCGGCGCTTCCCGAACCTTTGGGCATAAATCCGTAATTGGCGCCGTAATGGGTCAGATCCGTGGAACCGATTACTTTGACTTTCAACCCCATCTCCATGGCAATCGCCACTGCCTTTTCCCCGATCTCTAAAGAAAGCGCATCCGGCGGCAGTCCCATGGGAACGATGGCAACATCCCTGAAAAAATATTTCACAAAGGGAAGTTGCAGCTCGATCGTATTATCCGGCGTAAACTCTCTGGCGGTTTCAATCTTGAAAGGGTAAGCACGCGTAAGCGCTTCGGCAATTTCCGAGTGAATGGAAAGCGCACCGAACGGTGTCTCCCAACTGCCCGCCGTCATGATATAATTCGGGGCTCCGGCCGGTAAATGCATTCCGAATATCAAAAGCACATCCGGCGCTTGCGCCTCCACGAGGTGATGGATCACATTGCAGGCAATCGCCCCGGAATAATACCAGCCCGCATGGGGGACGATGCCGCCCACATAGGACCGGTTCGGCACCTGCCATCCCTTGCCTTCCTGAAGAAATGCTTCTATCTCCAGCTCACACGCACTTTTTCCCGCCGGATACCAACTGCCGGCAAACATGGCTTTTCGCGCGCCCATGCTTCACCTCCTACGGGTAGAATGATCTTCCCCAAAGCCGTGGTAATGTGGTTAAGTATTTAAAACGGTGTCATAAATCCCGGCGATCACCGCCCTGTCAAAAAGATAGGCCGTGTTGCAATAATGGCATTTCATTTCAACCGGAAACGGACCATGATCGAGAAGATCCGCCAAATCCGCCTTTGGAAGCATTGCTAACACCCGTCGCACCCGGGACTCATTGCAATGACACATGAATTCAATCCGGCGGGTGGCAATCACCCGCGGCTGATGCGCCGAAAACAACTCGTTGATAATGGTCGACGGTTCCACACCGTTTGAAAAGGAGGTGCCAAGAGACAACAACAGCGCCATCTTATGCTCGATATCGGCCACTTGCCCGGCATCGGCCCCCGGCATGGCTTGAACCAAAAGTCCGCCGGCTCCCTGAACACGGCCATCGTGATCAAAATAAATGCTCAGGTGCACGGCAGTGGGAATTTGCTCCGAAGTCAAATAATAATGCGCCAGATCCTGTCCGATGTTCCCATATTGAAGGATCACCTTGCCGGAAAAAGGTTGCTTGGCGTCTTCCAAATACCGGGTTACGGTCAAAAAGCCGGGACCGAAAAAAGGGGCCAAATTAAAATCTTCCAGCGGGGAACTGACCGGAATGGATTTATTTTTCAGGTATCCTCGCACCTCTCCGAACGCATTGGCCTCCACCGTAAGCCCTTTTACCGGGCCGGCGCATTCAATCTGCAACGCCAGGCGGTCATTCCCCTTAAGTGAGCTTGCCATTAACCCCGCGCCCAGGTAAGCATGACCCAACACCAGGGTTTCCAAAATTCCCAATTCATGGTTGGCGCGCATCTCATGAATCATTCGGGTGCCGTGAATCATCACCCCCCGAATCGTCTCATCCGCCAGGGTGAAGTGATACAATCGATCTTTGGCCGCAGCCTGCAGCCGCGCCTTTAACCCCTCGCCATTCATTGATTTTTTTATCATGGGTGGTGAATAATATCCTATTCCCGAATATGGCGCACCAAATGCCCCGCCTCAGGAAAGATGAGTGCGTTGCATGCGAGTTTGCATGCTTTGAGGCTGCCCGGCAGGCAGAAAACAACGCTATGATAAATCACACCGGCCGTGGCTCTGGACAAAATCGCCGCCGAGTCGATCTCCTCATAACTAAGCTGTGCGAAGAGCACCCCGAACGCGGTTAATTCCTTGGTAAATAAAGGTGTTACCGCCTCAATGGTGACATCCTTTGCGCTGATGCCCGTGCCGCCCGTCACCAGAATGATATCCGGTGAAAAATCCCGAATTAGCGCCAGCAGCGTGTCGCGAATCAGCGCCATATCATCCGGAATCACCGTGGCATGCACCACCGTGTGCCCTTCTTTGCCGGCCTGCTTGCGCAGCCACTGCCCGCTTTTATCCTCGGCCGGAGTCCGGGAAGTGGATACCGTGATGATGCCGACCGACACGCGATCGGGCGCCGTATGTTTATGCTGTTTGGTTCCCATGAGAGCTTCTGTGTGAATTGCCTTGATTTTGAGATACGTTTTTGCCTATTGATTCGAACAGGTACGGATGGACTTTTAATTTCCTATCAAAATCTGCCGGCCCTTGCAACCATCTCGAGCATCAGCCGGCAACGGCGCAGACGCGGGAAAAAAGCGGACATTATGACATCAAACGAATTCTACAAGCCCTCATGCGCGGGGGTTATTCTCGCCGGCGGATTAAACCTGCGGTTTAACGGCGAGAACAAAGCACTGGCGACCGTCGGGAAAAACAACATCATCGAAAACACGCTTCGCTTGTTCCGGGATCTATTCGAGGAAATTATCATCGTCACCAATACCCCCTTGCTCTTTTCACAGTGGGATGTAACCATCGTCACGGACATATTTCCCATTCAAAGTCCGCTGACCGGCATCTACAGTGCGCTTTTTTACGCCTCAGCGCCTCATATTTTCGTTTCAGCCTGCGATACCCCTTTTTTACAGGAGAAGCTGGTCAAAGTGATTATTGACAACATCGATACGAAAGCGGATATTTTTATACCGGCGACAGAAAAGGGGCTTGAGCCGTTGTGCGCGGCTTATGCCAAAAAATGCATGGTGCCGATAGAGCGCATGTTGCTGGCCCATTTGCAAGACCATGGCGCGTCTGCAGCCACCCAACACCGAATATTAAAAAAATCTTTGAAAATTCAAAATTTTTTTAACAAGGTGCGAATTAAACCCATCGGCGAAGATCAGCTTCGGGCAGCGGATGCATCCCTTGTTTCCTTTTTCAACGTGAACACGCCCGAGGATCTGGCCAACGCACTGAAAATGCTTCCGCAAATAAAGAAGGAGTCATTATGAATATTACTGAACTCATGGAAAGCATAAAACGCAATCCGAGATACGCCGACGTCGGCATGGTGTTGTATCACAACGGTGTTGTCCGCGGCACATCAAGAGACGGGCGGCCCGTGAAAGGCCTGCGCATTCGGGTCGATCATGACAAACTTGCGGCCGTTTTGACGGAAAACCGGAAAAAGCCCGGCATTATGGACATTCGGGTCTGGATCAATGAGGATAAGGATCTGACCGTGGGCGAGGATGTCATGTTTCTGGCTGTTGCAGGAGACATTCGGGAAAATGTGCTCTCCACGCTCGAAACGACCCTGAATACCATCAAATCGACGGTGACCGCCAAAACCGAATATTTTGTATAGGATTTTAGCCGATCTGCTCAAAGGGATCTAACGGACAAACGGAATCGTTATGGATGAATTTTCTCATATTGACGATGAAGGACGTGTTCGCATGGTGGATGTGACCGCAAAGGCCGATACGCTGCGCACGGCGCGGGCGCGCGGAATCGTCACCATGCAACGCAATACCTTTGACAAGATAAAAAACCACCAGGTGAAAAAAGGCAACGTGCTGGAAACCGCCCGCATTGCCGGTGTGATGGCCGCCAAAAAAACAGCGGATCTGATTCCCATGTGCCATCCCTTATTTCTTTCTCATGTGGCGGTGGATTTTTTTCCGGACCTGGATTCTTGCGCCATCGTTATCGAAGCAAGCGCCAAACTTACCGGCCCGACCGGTGTTGAAATGGAAGCCCTGACAGCGGTCAGCGTGGCCGCTCTGACCCTCTACGATATGTGCAAGTCTTACGATCGCGCAATGACCATCTCTCGAATCGAATTAATTGAAAAAACAGGTGGGAAAAGCGGTATATTCAGAAAAGCAGAATGATGCCTCTTTCAAAAAAACGCATGGCCTTTGCCTACGCCTTCTTTTTTTCGGCGATTATTCTTTTATTTCAGGGTTGCCCGCCGCAACGTCCGGAGGCGCCGACGCTGACCCCTTCGGTGATGACAAGACTGCCTTCCGAACGCTATCCAGATTTTATGGATGATATGGCCTTTGACGGCATCGGTCATGCCATCGATCAGAGCCTTTCCTATCTGAAAAAAATTCCTGAAGATCGACGCTTCACCTTTGGTCCGGACCAATTCACCAGCAATCAGCTGATCCGGGCATTGTCTCATTTTAAGGCGTTTATTGCATCCAACCCGCCGCATGCGGATCTGAACACCTACATTCGAGCGAACTATTGGGTTTATGAGGCCGCAGGGTCTGATACCTCCGGTGAGGTGCTCTTTACCGGGTATTATGAACCGAACCTGCGCGGCAGCCGTCTGCAAACCGAGAGATATCAATACCCCGTCTATGCACGTCCGGAAAATCTGATCCCCATCGATTTATCCCTTTTCTCTCCTGAATATAAAGGAAAAACGCTAATCGGCCGCATTGCCGGCGATAAAATCGTCCCTTATGATGACAGAACCGCCATCGAAGGCGGATCACTTGAGGGAATAGCCATCCCGCTTGCCTGGGTAGATGATCCGGTGGACCTGTTTTTTCTTCAAATTCAAGGCTCCGGTAAAATTTATCTCAACACCGGCGAAGTGTTAAATGTCCACTACCATATTTCCAACGGAAAGCCCTATCGAAGCATTGGCAAGCTCTTGATTGAACAAAATAAAATCCCGAAATCCGATATCTCCATGCAGACGATTCGATCGTATCTGAAAGCACATCCTGAAGAATTATCTGATATTTTTTCCTATAACCCGAGCTATGTTTTTTTTAAAACAGAGATCGATGGCCCCATTGGATGCCTTGACGTCAAACTGACCCCCGGCCGCTCGCTGGCCGTTGACCGGCGGATTTTCCCCATGCCCACCTTATCCTTTATTCAAACGAAAAGACCTCTGACCGATGGGGCCGGCGCCATAACCGCATGGACCGATTGCGCTCGCTTTGTTCTGAATCAGGATACCGGCGGCGCCATTCGCGGCCCTGGCCGAGCGGATTTGTTCTGGGGCAACGGCGCTTATGCGGAGCTTGCCGCCGGTCACATGCAGCATTCCGGTCGACTCTATTTTTTGGTATTAAAATCAGATGCGCCTTAATTCGGCTTCACCGGATGCTAAAAGCTTGAAGCGTTGAAGCCGGAAGGCTTTAAGGATAAAACCATTATCCCTCCAATACGAAGATCCACGGGTTTGGACGTATGCTTTAGATAGCGGTTCTAATTGTGCCGACCTGGCCCTGCTATTGACTCTTGACCCTAAAGAACGTATTACTCTTCAAAAAAGCGGGTTTGCGTTTCACCTTTAAATAGCAATCAATGGAGATGCGTCATGTTCGGCATCGGCATGCCTGAAATGCTTTTGATAATGGCCGTAGCGCTGATTATCATCGGCCCCAAAAAACTTCCGGATCTCGCCAAATCACTCGGCCGTGCCATCGGCGAATTTCGTAAGGCCACCAGTGACTTAAAGGACTCTATCGTCCCGGGGGACGATTTAGAGAATGTCAAAACCACCTTTAAAGACCTTAACAAAGAGGTCAACGCGCCCTTGAACAAAAGCGTTAACGGCCCCGACCCGACGCCAGAAGCGGGGAAAAAGCCTGACAACCCGAACGTCACTCCCCCTTCACAGGCGCCCAGGGATACCGGACAAAATGCTTGAAGACGAAAAAATTCCATTCACTGATCATCTTGAAGAACTCAGAAAACGACTGATCACCTGTTTTATCGCTGTCGGGGTCGGCTTTGTTGTTTCTTACGGTTTTAAGGACAAGCTTTTCGAAATTCTTACCCGCCCGCTGGTTGCCGTGATGAAAACCGGCGATAAAATCATTTTTACCGGGCTTCCCGAAGCGTTTTTCACCTATCTGAAAGTCGCCTTTCTCACCGGTATCGGCTTGGCAACCCCCGTTATCCTCTATCAATTTTGGATGTTTGTAGCGCCTGGCCTTTACGAAAAAGAGCGAAAACTTCTGATTCCCGTTGTCTTTCTCTCCTCCTTTTTTTTTCTCGGCGGCGCCTTGTTCGGTTATTTCATCGTCTTTCCTTTCGGGTTTCAATTTTTTATGAGTTTTGCAACAGAAACCATTCGGCCAATGCCCTCCATGCGGGAATACCTGTCCTTTTCCTCCAAAATGCTATTGGCTTTTGGCCTCGTGTTTGAAATGCCGCTGGTAATCACTTTCATGTCGCGCCTTGGCGTTGTAAACGTCGACTTCCTTAAAAAAAACCGTAAGTACGCCATATTGTTTTTTTTCATCGGTGCCGCCATTCTCACCCCGCCGGATGTGGTTTCGCAGATTCTGATGGCGGTCCCTCTGATGGGCCTGTATGAAATCAGTATTATCGGCGCCAAGATCTTTCAAAACAAACCCACTCCTGCCGATGAGGATCCAAAAGCCGAAGAAGAAGAGGAAGATAACGCCAATGCATCATCCTAAAAAGAAAGCCATGATTGCCGTTGACACCCATGAGGAGAAATGATAGATAGTTTTTTTTGTAAAAAGAAGATAAAAAAACAAACCAAAAAATTATCAAAAGGGGGTATTTTTACAATGAAAAACAGATTGTTATTGATGTTGATCGTTGCCACAAGCTGCTTTTTCTTTGCTTCCGGCATATATGCCGGTACAGCCGCTGAAGACGTCATCAAAATGGAAAACAAAGCGTATTCCGCACATAAAAAAGGAATCGTCATGTTCTCCCATAAAAAACATGCGGAAGAATACGCAACGAAAAACCCGGAGCTTTATAAAAACGGCTGCGGCGAATGCCACCATGACAAAGACGGCAAACCGCTGGCGCTGAAGGCGGGCGATGAGGTTCAAAGCTGCTTTGAATGCCACAACAAAGAAGGGGAAAAGCCCAAAGGAAAAGATGCTCCCAAGCTTTCCAAAAAAGAAACCTTAGCCTACCATGCCGAAGCCATACATGCCAATTGCAAGGGCTGCCATAAGGCCTTTAATAAAGCCAACACGAGCACGGCTGCGCCGGTTTCCTGCAATAAGTGCCATCCGAAAAAAGATAAAGGATAGAATCAGACGGATCATGCAAAAAGGGGCAACTGCAGTTGCCCCTTTTTTTTGTGTGATCAAATCTCTCTCACACACGGATGCCTATTCGCCTCTTCATAACATACCTTTAAGAAATCATTCGATTTTTATATGCTATCGCTTTTTGTACCAGGGCACCGGCCCACTCTGGAGTTCCCAGCGCATGCAAATGAGTATACGTGGCCAGCACATTATTAACACTGGCCCCATCTTTTCCATCAATAATCCCGGTGCCGCGTTTCATGGTAAACACAAAATCATTGTCATTTCCCCGCCACTCAAGCACGGTTGAATAATGAAACTCATGGCCTTTCAACTCGGTGCCGACCGTGAAAAACGGGTTTTTCCGGGAAACTGCGGCTACGGTATAGCCATGGCCTTGCGGCTTTTTACTGAAACCGAACACGATGGGGAGCACACCGCACATGGGATAGGTTTTCCCCTCAAGCACGAGGGCCTCTCCCAAATACATCAGGCCGCCACATTCAGCATAAATGGGGAGCCCCTCACAGGATAGCTGTTTGATACGATGACGAAATCGAAGGTTCTCCGCGAGCCGGTCGGCATGCGTCTCCGGAAAGCCGCCACCGATATAGAGGGCATCAACGTCCGGCATTTCCCTTTGGGTTAGCGGCGACATAAAAACCGTCTCTGCACCCGCCAATTCCAGTGCTTCTATATTTTCAGGGTAATAAAACTGAAAGGCAGTATCCCGAATGATTCCGATTCGAGGAATTGACACACCACTCACAGCGGCTTTCACGAGCGGATTGCTGGCAGGCGATACGATGGGCCCTGCCTGGCCGAATTCTTGAGCCAACGCCAGAATGGCATCTAAATCAAGATACCGCCGGGCCATGTCCGCAGCCGCTTGGATGGATTCTTTTGCCCAGGCATGCTCATCGGTCGGCACCAGGCCCATGTGCCGTTCGGGAAAATCTTCGCGGTTAAGTTTTGGGATAGCGCCCAGCACGGGTATTTTGCAAAAGGCTTCGATGCTTCGGCGAATACTACCCTCGTGGCGAGCGCCTGACACACGATTTAACACCACGCCCTTAATAGCGACATTCGGGTCAAAGCCAATACACCCTTGAACCACCGCCGCCAGGGTGCGCGTTGATTTGGTGCAATCCAGGCATAAGATCACCGGGGCTGTGAGCAATTTCGCCAATTCGGCCGTGCTGGTAACACCGGCAAGATCGGTGCCGTCATAGAGGCCGCGGTTTCCCTCAATCACAGCCAGATCGGCTAAAGCTGTATGATCCTGAAATGATTTTATAAGATTGGGTTTGTTAACAAGAAACGGATCCAAATTATAGCAAGGCCGGCCCGCCGCGAGAGCAAGCCAGCCCGCATCAATATAATCCGGACCTTTTTTGAAAGGCGATAGGGAAAGCCCCCGATCTCTCAGGGCAGCAATAATTCCAATGGAAAGTATGGTCTTCCCGGACCCACCCCGAAGAGCGGCAACCAGCAGCCTTGGAATACCCATGTTTTCCTTGGACATGAAAACCACTTTACAAATAAGGTGTACCGGCAGTCAAAAAACGCGTAAGAGAAGCGTCCGGCTTAGTCTTCACCCTCTCCATGGGCCTGTTTTCCGGCCCCTTTAAGGCCATACATCGACGTGCTGCCGCTAGACCAGTACTCCAAAACGCCATCGGTCACCAGGGTGTTGATCAGTTTTTTGGCTTCCCGTGGCTTTAGTTCAAGAATTTCGGACAGATCATTAAAATAGAACTTGCTCTTTCCTTTTTTCTTGGACAGCGCATCGACAATTTTTTCTTTGGCTTCGGCAATATCCATCTTGATTTCCTTTTCTTGGCATCCGGGCTGAACGACCGGGAGGTTCGTCCAGCCCGTCAGTTAATTGTCCGAAATTAGAATTTGAAATTCGAGGTGTGTCGCCAAGTGTAATAGGCGGGATCACGGAAATCATCTATAAGATGATGCGTGAATTCCAGCTCGCATTTATCAAAGAATCTTTCCCATCCAATTCGGCCTGCCCATTCGCCCAAACGCTCGTATTTGTTGGCGCCGGCTGCATAGGCTTCAACAATCTTTTTGATGGTATCCGTCATCGTGGGCCATCGCGGCACTTCATTGGGAATAAAGGCCACAACGACTTTAGAGAAGGCCGGGTTGCTGATGCGGTTGGACACCTTGCCGCCAACCATAAGAACAATGCCGTCACCTTCCGTATCGGCAAGCGGCAACGAGGGACACATCGTGTAACAGTTACCGCAGAACATACAGCGTTCGCTTTTGATAGCGACGGAATTTACCGTGGCGCCGCCGACTTCAACTTTGCTCGGACGAATCGCAGCAGTCGGACAAGCGGCGATGGCCAAGGGCACTTCGCACATTTTGTCCAGGTATTCATGGTCGATCATCGGCGGTTTGCGGTGATATCCCAGAATGGCGATATCGGAGCAATGCACCGCGCCGCACATATTCAGACAGCAGGCCATGGAAACCCGCAGGTGTGCCGGCATCCGGTGCTGTTTGAAATCATCGAACAGCACGTCCATGGTCGCCTTGACCGTACCGGAGGCGTCTGTCGCCGGGGTGTGGCAGTGAATCCATCCCTGCGTATGAACGATGTTGGTGATACCGGCGCCAGTGCCGCCCACGGGGAACTTGAAGCTGCCGCCGTCAAATTTTCTGCTTTCCAGATCCTGAATCAACGGCGCGAC contains:
- a CDS encoding glutamine--tRNA ligase/YqeY domain fusion protein; translation: MTPEKLSDSNEQASPPNFIKTIIEEDLRRGKNNGRVATRFPPEPNGYLHIGHAKSICLNFGLAAAYGGTCNFRFDDTNPTKEEVEYVSSIQDDVRWLGFDWQNRLYYASDYFDRFYAYAVELIKRGKAYVCSLNADEIREYRGTLTEPGKNSPYRNRSEAENLDLFERMRAGEFEAGTHVLRAKIDMASGNVNMRDPVLYRIIKADHHRTGNAWCIYPMYDYAHCISDAIENITHSICTLEFEDHRPLYDWVLDNLPVDCHPRQIEFARLNLSYTVLSKRKLIQLVAAGLVNGWDDPRMPTISGLRRRGVTPAAIRGFCEKIGVAKRDSMVDVALLEHTIREDLNRTAPRVLAVLNPLRVVIDNYPEDLVEALEGAYHPEDDSLGTRKLPFSKVLYIERDDFMENPPKKFFRLAPGSEVRLRYAYYVTCKSVVKDHATGEITEIHCTYDPETKGGWSKDGRKVKGTLHWVSADHAVTAEVRLYDRLFTVEDPAAEKKGNAFTDVLNPESINILPSCFVEPSLANAAPESRYQFERLGYFCVDAKDSRPERLVFNRTVTLRDSWAKITRQKK
- the amrB gene encoding AmmeMemoRadiSam system protein B; translation: MGARKAMFAGSWYPAGKSACELEIEAFLQEGKGWQVPNRSYVGGIVPHAGWYYSGAIACNVIHHLVEAQAPDVLLIFGMHLPAGAPNYIMTAGSWETPFGALSIHSEIAEALTRAYPFKIETAREFTPDNTIELQLPFVKYFFRDVAIVPMGLPPDALSLEIGEKAVAIAMEMGLKVKVIGSTDLTHYGANYGFMPKGSGSAAVDWVKNENDRSVIDAMRQLSPTQVLRVAFDHHNACCAGAAATAIAAANVLGAGPAELVAYATSYDKSPGDSLVGYVGMVF
- a CDS encoding Hsp33 family molecular chaperone HslO — translated: MIKKSMNGEGLKARLQAAAKDRLYHFTLADETIRGVMIHGTRMIHEMRANHELGILETLVLGHAYLGAGLMASSLKGNDRLALQIECAGPVKGLTVEANAFGEVRGYLKNKSIPVSSPLEDFNLAPFFGPGFLTVTRYLEDAKQPFSGKVILQYGNIGQDLAHYYLTSEQIPTAVHLSIYFDHDGRVQGAGGLLVQAMPGADAGQVADIEHKMALLLSLGTSFSNGVEPSTIINELFSAHQPRVIATRRIEFMCHCNESRVRRVLAMLPKADLADLLDHGPFPVEMKCHYCNTAYLFDRAVIAGIYDTVLNT
- a CDS encoding MogA/MoaB family molybdenum cofactor biosynthesis protein — translated: MGTKQHKHTAPDRVSVGIITVSTSRTPAEDKSGQWLRKQAGKEGHTVVHATVIPDDMALIRDTLLALIRDFSPDIILVTGGTGISAKDVTIEAVTPLFTKELTAFGVLFAQLSYEEIDSAAILSRATAGVIYHSVVFCLPGSLKACKLACNALIFPEAGHLVRHIRE
- a CDS encoding molybdenum cofactor guanylyltransferase → MTSNEFYKPSCAGVILAGGLNLRFNGENKALATVGKNNIIENTLRLFRDLFEEIIIVTNTPLLFSQWDVTIVTDIFPIQSPLTGIYSALFYASAPHIFVSACDTPFLQEKLVKVIIDNIDTKADIFIPATEKGLEPLCAAYAKKCMVPIERMLLAHLQDHGASAATQHRILKKSLKIQNFFNKVRIKPIGEDQLRAADASLVSFFNVNTPEDLANALKMLPQIKKESL
- a CDS encoding molybdenum cofactor biosynthesis protein MoaE, whose product is MNITELMESIKRNPRYADVGMVLYHNGVVRGTSRDGRPVKGLRIRVDHDKLAAVLTENRKKPGIMDIRVWINEDKDLTVGEDVMFLAVAGDIRENVLSTLETTLNTIKSTVTAKTEYFV
- the moaC gene encoding cyclic pyranopterin monophosphate synthase MoaC; protein product: MDEFSHIDDEGRVRMVDVTAKADTLRTARARGIVTMQRNTFDKIKNHQVKKGNVLETARIAGVMAAKKTADLIPMCHPLFLSHVAVDFFPDLDSCAIVIEASAKLTGPTGVEMEALTAVSVAALTLYDMCKSYDRAMTISRIELIEKTGGKSGIFRKAE
- a CDS encoding MltA domain-containing protein, producing the protein MMPLSKKRMAFAYAFFFSAIILLFQGCPPQRPEAPTLTPSVMTRLPSERYPDFMDDMAFDGIGHAIDQSLSYLKKIPEDRRFTFGPDQFTSNQLIRALSHFKAFIASNPPHADLNTYIRANYWVYEAAGSDTSGEVLFTGYYEPNLRGSRLQTERYQYPVYARPENLIPIDLSLFSPEYKGKTLIGRIAGDKIVPYDDRTAIEGGSLEGIAIPLAWVDDPVDLFFLQIQGSGKIYLNTGEVLNVHYHISNGKPYRSIGKLLIEQNKIPKSDISMQTIRSYLKAHPEELSDIFSYNPSYVFFKTEIDGPIGCLDVKLTPGRSLAVDRRIFPMPTLSFIQTKRPLTDGAGAITAWTDCARFVLNQDTGGAIRGPGRADLFWGNGAYAELAAGHMQHSGRLYFLVLKSDAP
- a CDS encoding twin-arginine translocase TatA/TatE family subunit; its protein translation is MFGIGMPEMLLIMAVALIIIGPKKLPDLAKSLGRAIGEFRKATSDLKDSIVPGDDLENVKTTFKDLNKEVNAPLNKSVNGPDPTPEAGKKPDNPNVTPPSQAPRDTGQNA
- the tatC gene encoding twin-arginine translocase subunit TatC yields the protein MLEDEKIPFTDHLEELRKRLITCFIAVGVGFVVSYGFKDKLFEILTRPLVAVMKTGDKIIFTGLPEAFFTYLKVAFLTGIGLATPVILYQFWMFVAPGLYEKERKLLIPVVFLSSFFFLGGALFGYFIVFPFGFQFFMSFATETIRPMPSMREYLSFSSKMLLAFGLVFEMPLVITFMSRLGVVNVDFLKKNRKYAILFFFIGAAILTPPDVVSQILMAVPLMGLYEISIIGAKIFQNKPTPADEDPKAEEEEEDNANASS
- a CDS encoding cytochrome c3 family protein; translated protein: MKNRLLLMLIVATSCFFFASGIYAGTAAEDVIKMENKAYSAHKKGIVMFSHKKHAEEYATKNPELYKNGCGECHHDKDGKPLALKAGDEVQSCFECHNKEGEKPKGKDAPKLSKKETLAYHAEAIHANCKGCHKAFNKANTSTAAPVSCNKCHPKKDKG
- a CDS encoding cobyrinate a,c-diamide synthase, which translates into the protein MSKENMGIPRLLVAALRGGSGKTILSIGIIAALRDRGLSLSPFKKGPDYIDAGWLALAAGRPCYNLDPFLVNKPNLIKSFQDHTALADLAVIEGNRGLYDGTDLAGVTSTAELAKLLTAPVILCLDCTKSTRTLAAVVQGCIGFDPNVAIKGVVLNRVSGARHEGSIRRSIEAFCKIPVLGAIPKLNREDFPERHMGLVPTDEHAWAKESIQAAADMARRYLDLDAILALAQEFGQAGPIVSPASNPLVKAAVSGVSIPRIGIIRDTAFQFYYPENIEALELAGAETVFMSPLTQREMPDVDALYIGGGFPETHADRLAENLRFRHRIKQLSCEGLPIYAECGGLMYLGEALVLEGKTYPMCGVLPIVFGFSKKPQGHGYTVAAVSRKNPFFTVGTELKGHEFHYSTVLEWRGNDNDFVFTMKRGTGIIDGKDGASVNNVLATYTHLHALGTPEWAGALVQKAIAYKNRMIS